In Desulfobotulus pelophilus, the following proteins share a genomic window:
- a CDS encoding S8 family serine peptidase produces the protein MHRNTGRSIFSSSLGCLILWICFLLPSMVGAASTRLIVELEETPLVWRNDQNSSFMAKERLDFQQAETRRHLSAMEARQDKVLSSMRTAVSGLRLAVFRDEENRMREHRYSIVFNGFTVETNGEDTDSLMERLKGVPGVKAVYPVQSYSPSMYKSLDLIHAPVLWEHPVIGGKWKAGRGIRVASMDGGVHKNAPMFDPAGFSYPAGYPRGGLGLKANNNGKIIASRVYYRPGDPPAAGDMEPWPGPEGDSHGVHTAGTAAGNPVQAAFLGRIFEISGVAPAAWVMSYKVFYLSREGKMTFETPEGIAALEDMVRDGADVVNCSWGTGPFSTGGAYDPLDTALLNAWRAGVFVVMSAGNSGPYRGTADHPSEEYISVAASTTGGSIAGGSLAIAGPLPVPGEYLKLEVGISDYGKIPSLGSRSSYFFKTAASVEPDNVTACEPFDGKPFEGLATVVRRGGCNFDDKVLNAYRAGADFVVIYNNNGDEIRDLSCYMENCDEVGAFAVFTGETHGKALESWYDSYQERSELIFDFTPYQLGNRADEVADFSSRGPGVGYTLKPDIMAPGVNILSQGYGPLAEGEEKHFGFGQASGTSMAAPHIAGAAALLKQRYPLWSNEDIKSALMSTARFMDIYTHDGKPAQPLDMGAGRVDLSKAADPGVILTPPSLGFGVVEKEGEKTLSLSLRSILPEAKTYHISTVYTGDGFDAVRPLDGFHGEPLSLTLPAFGTASINVRFEGKGSVGDHQGYVLLESDTHRVHFPVWARVQEARGSGSKVLLLDMDGSSFDGNLKNYRDYYTDALHALGKTCDVLDVNPDLKNVQLPEAAVLAAYEAVLLFSGDSSKSTLVGGDLDRLMEYVNDGGLVIAMGQNMFSRVLANTSFLYSRFNVRVISESVTGGQLPDSYVIVAENVPPAFRDVFLDLRDGGDGASNHGNMDEFSEGIVRYPGRTAVGNGYLAQISKGLLTLEKPALIQPGILVASAMGLEGMNNDTGAMAREAFLGKIFSWALDKPDMMIEDVSEKHENQMEMSRFEVGYSSDTEGIELLSVRWDMGDGKGYQGPYGLPMIGYVYEKCGPYTLRAEVLDSFGNHTINSLDVTITRCLNKNEPSSGSSSGCFIGELAEGL, from the coding sequence ATGCACAGGAATACGGGGCGGAGTATTTTTTCCAGTAGTTTGGGCTGTCTGATTTTGTGGATCTGTTTCCTCTTGCCATCCATGGTTGGGGCAGCCAGCACTCGGCTGATTGTGGAACTGGAAGAAACACCCCTTGTCTGGCGGAACGACCAGAATTCCAGTTTTATGGCAAAGGAACGGCTGGATTTTCAGCAGGCAGAAACCCGGAGGCACCTGTCTGCCATGGAAGCCCGCCAGGATAAGGTTTTGAGCAGTATGAGAACGGCCGTATCCGGGCTGAGGCTGGCAGTTTTCCGGGATGAGGAAAACCGTATGCGGGAGCATCGGTACAGTATTGTTTTTAACGGTTTTACCGTAGAAACCAATGGGGAAGATACGGATAGCCTTATGGAAAGGCTGAAAGGAGTACCGGGCGTGAAAGCCGTTTATCCGGTACAATCCTACTCTCCTTCCATGTATAAAAGTCTGGATCTTATTCATGCCCCTGTCCTTTGGGAACACCCGGTCATTGGAGGTAAATGGAAGGCTGGCAGGGGTATCCGGGTTGCCAGCATGGATGGCGGTGTTCATAAAAATGCCCCCATGTTTGATCCGGCAGGTTTTTCTTATCCGGCAGGTTATCCCCGTGGCGGGTTGGGATTGAAGGCAAACAACAATGGAAAAATTATTGCGTCAAGGGTTTATTACCGGCCTGGAGATCCCCCTGCTGCCGGGGATATGGAGCCATGGCCCGGTCCTGAAGGTGATTCCCATGGGGTGCATACGGCAGGAACGGCTGCTGGGAATCCTGTTCAGGCAGCTTTTCTTGGGAGGATTTTTGAAATCAGTGGGGTGGCACCTGCTGCCTGGGTTATGAGCTATAAAGTCTTCTATCTGAGCCGGGAGGGTAAAATGACCTTCGAGACTCCCGAAGGTATTGCCGCACTGGAGGATATGGTGAGGGACGGGGCAGATGTGGTGAATTGTTCCTGGGGTACGGGGCCTTTCAGTACGGGTGGTGCATATGATCCTTTGGATACGGCTTTACTGAACGCGTGGCGGGCTGGGGTTTTTGTGGTGATGTCTGCAGGAAACAGCGGGCCGTATAGAGGGACTGCGGATCATCCTTCCGAAGAATATATCAGTGTTGCGGCCAGTACAACCGGTGGCAGCATTGCCGGCGGAAGCCTTGCCATAGCCGGACCTTTACCTGTTCCGGGAGAATACCTGAAGCTTGAGGTTGGAATTTCAGATTACGGGAAGATTCCTTCTCTTGGCTCCCGCAGCAGCTATTTTTTCAAAACAGCTGCCAGTGTGGAGCCGGATAATGTGACCGCCTGTGAACCCTTTGACGGTAAGCCCTTTGAGGGGTTGGCCACTGTGGTAAGAAGGGGAGGGTGCAATTTCGATGACAAAGTTCTGAATGCGTACAGGGCTGGTGCTGATTTTGTGGTGATCTATAACAATAATGGCGACGAGATTCGTGATCTTTCCTGTTATATGGAAAACTGTGATGAAGTAGGCGCCTTTGCTGTTTTTACGGGGGAGACTCATGGAAAGGCCCTTGAGAGCTGGTATGACAGTTATCAGGAGAGATCTGAATTGATTTTTGATTTTACACCCTATCAGCTGGGTAACCGTGCCGATGAAGTTGCTGATTTCAGCAGTCGCGGACCCGGAGTCGGGTATACGCTGAAACCGGATATCATGGCTCCCGGTGTGAATATTCTTTCTCAGGGATATGGACCCCTTGCAGAGGGTGAAGAAAAACATTTTGGTTTTGGTCAGGCTTCTGGAACATCCATGGCTGCCCCCCATATTGCCGGAGCTGCAGCCCTTTTAAAACAGCGTTACCCTTTATGGTCCAATGAGGATATTAAATCGGCTCTGATGTCCACGGCTAGATTTATGGATATCTACACCCACGATGGAAAACCGGCTCAGCCTCTGGACATGGGAGCGGGCAGGGTGGATCTGTCGAAGGCTGCGGATCCAGGAGTTATTCTCACACCCCCGTCCCTTGGTTTCGGGGTTGTGGAGAAGGAGGGAGAAAAAACACTTTCCCTTTCTCTCCGAAGCATTCTCCCGGAAGCAAAAACCTATCATATCAGCACTGTTTATACGGGAGATGGCTTTGATGCCGTCCGTCCTCTGGACGGTTTTCATGGGGAGCCTCTATCCCTTACCCTGCCAGCCTTTGGTACGGCTTCCATCAATGTGCGCTTTGAAGGAAAGGGTTCTGTGGGAGATCATCAGGGATATGTTCTGTTGGAAAGTGACACGCACCGGGTTCATTTTCCCGTATGGGCAAGGGTTCAGGAAGCCCGGGGCAGCGGTTCAAAAGTTCTTCTTCTGGATATGGACGGCAGTTCCTTTGATGGCAATCTGAAAAATTACAGAGACTATTATACAGATGCTCTCCATGCCCTTGGGAAAACCTGCGATGTACTGGATGTGAACCCGGACTTAAAAAATGTACAGCTTCCGGAGGCGGCTGTACTGGCAGCCTATGAGGCCGTACTCCTTTTTTCCGGAGACAGCAGCAAGTCGACCCTTGTGGGTGGAGACTTGGACCGTCTGATGGAGTACGTCAATGATGGTGGTCTGGTCATTGCCATGGGGCAGAATATGTTTTCCCGGGTTCTGGCGAACACGTCTTTCTTGTACAGCCGATTCAATGTCAGGGTTATTTCGGAAAGCGTTACGGGAGGGCAGTTGCCGGATTCTTATGTGATAGTTGCTGAAAATGTACCTCCTGCATTCAGGGATGTTTTTCTGGATCTGCGGGATGGTGGAGACGGAGCTTCCAATCATGGAAATATGGATGAGTTCAGTGAAGGTATTGTACGCTACCCCGGCAGAACTGCAGTGGGAAATGGTTATTTAGCACAGATTTCAAAGGGCCTGCTGACCCTTGAAAAACCTGCTCTTATTCAACCGGGGATTTTGGTGGCATCTGCCATGGGCCTGGAGGGAATGAACAATGATACCGGGGCTATGGCAAGGGAGGCCTTTCTGGGAAAAATATTCAGCTGGGCCTTGGATAAGCCGGATATGATGATAGAGGATGTATCTGAAAAGCATGAAAATCAGATGGAAATGAGCCGCTTTGAAGTAGGGTATTCTTCCGATACCGAAGGCATTGAACTTCTTTCCGTCCGTTGGGATATGGGAGACGGAAAAGGTTATCAAGGGCCATATGGGTTACCCATGATTGGTTATGTCTATGAAAAATGCGGACCCTATACCCTGCGTGCAGAGGTTCTGGACAGCTTTGGCAATCATACCATAAACAGTCTGGACGTGACCATTACCCGTTGTCTGAATAAAAATGAACCATCTTCCGGTTCTTCTTCCGGTTGCTTTATTGGTGAGCTGGCGGAAGGTTTGTAA